ATTTGTTTAATGAAATGATTTTTCATTAAATCGTTTACGGTTAAATACACTTTTAAATTTCATCCCTATCACCCCAAAGATAGCCTCCGAGATAATGCCTGAACTCATTTTGGACTCTCCCTTGGTTCGGTCAGTAAATATAACGGGGACTTCCTTAATTTTGAAATTGCTTATGTATGCTTTAAACTTCATTTCTATTTGGAAGGCATAGCCCACAAAACGTATATTGTCAAGGTTTATTTTCTCTAAAACACTTCGTCTATAGCAAATAAATCCGGCGGTGGCATCATAGATGTTCATTCGCATAACAAACTGCACATAGCGCGAGGCAAGCCACGAAAGCAGTACCCGGCTCATAGGCCAATTTACAACGTTTACGCCTTTTACGTACCGGGAGCCAATGGCAAGATCGTTTCCGTTTTTTTGACAGGCGTTAAACAACCGTATAAGATCGTTTGGGTTGTGGGAAAAATCGGCATCCATTTCAAAAATATAGTCGTAGTTATTTTTCAATGCCCACTTAAATCCAGCAATATAAGCTGCTCCCAATCCCTTTTTTTCAGCTCTATTCAGTAAAAAAAGTTTTTCAGGATACCTGCTAAAATAGTTTTCTACGAGTTTTGCAGTACCGTCCGGCGAGTTATCATCTACAACCAACACGTGAAACTCGCGCTGCAAGGAAAATATTGTGCGCAGCAACCGCTCTATATTTTCACTTTCATTGTAGGTTGGCACCACCACTACCGCCTTAGACATACTGCTATTTTTGCGCAAATGTACCCTTTTTTGAAGAAACAAATGTGAATGAAAATCTAATTCCGAGGCTAAAAAGGAATTATATTTTACTGTACCTTTACCAAAAAAATTGAACGCAGATTATAGCTATAGACTGATAGAAGCCATAGATTGGGCTACCTACTTGCTGCTGGGCTGCTTTGTATTTTACGCAGTTGCCAAATATTACTATCCAAGACGCTTTCACGAATTTTCGTTGTTGCCCTTAACAAACCAGTACTTTTTTGTACACGGTAAAAACGACGAATTAACCCATCCGTTTAACATGATATTATTTGCGACACAGATAGTATGTGTTTCACTTTTTATATTTCTGTTATTTAATACTTTT
This region of Aequorivita marisscotiae genomic DNA includes:
- a CDS encoding polyprenol monophosphomannose synthase, with translation MSKAVVVVPTYNESENIERLLRTIFSLQREFHVLVVDDNSPDGTAKLVENYFSRYPEKLFLLNRAEKKGLGAAYIAGFKWALKNNYDYIFEMDADFSHNPNDLIRLFNACQKNGNDLAIGSRYVKGVNVVNWPMSRVLLSWLASRYVQFVMRMNIYDATAGFICYRRSVLEKINLDNIRFVGYAFQIEMKFKAYISNFKIKEVPVIFTDRTKGESKMSSGIISEAIFGVIGMKFKSVFNRKRFNEKSFH